The nucleotide window TATATTATTGAAAAATTTTGAAGTATTCTCAGTGATTTTCGGTATGTTTATTACAGTTATGATTTATAATATCGCAACAGGACAGTTCAAATTTGTACCTTACGGTCCGGTAGCACATGCAGAAGCACTTTGGAATATTTTAGGATTGTATGTAGTAGGATTTGCAGGAATATTACTTGGAGGATGCCCTCTAAGACAGGTAATTCTTGCAGGACAAGGTTCTTCAGATTCAGTAATTACCGTAATAGGAATGTTTGTAGGAGCGGCAGCAGCACATAACTTTAAATTGGCAGCAGGACCTGCTACAAAAGCAACAGGAACAACTCCGGCAGCAATAGGAGGTCCCGGAATTAACGGAAAAATAATGGTTATAGTATGTATAATTTACTTGTTCTACGTAGCAATAACAGGACTTAAAAAGGAAAAGACTGAATGAGAGAAAAAAAAGAAAAAATAATACTGACTTTTCATACAACATCTGAATCAATGAGAGTTGAAAAAATATTTAAAGAATACGGAATTGAAGGCAGACTGATACCTGTTCCGAGAAAAATTTCAGCAGGTTGCGGAATTGCATGGTGTTCGGATATAGAATTAAAAGAAAAGATTATAGAAGTTATAGAAGAAAAAAAAATAGAAATGGAAGGAATACATGAGTTTATTATGTAAGTGTTTTTCTTTTTTATAAAAAAAGTAGCAAAAAATATTTATTGGAGATTTGATCTCATATCTCCCGCATTACCGTAGTCGACGTAGGAGCGAAGGTCCCGGGTAGCGGGAGTATGAGGGCGGCGATGAGCCCTCATAAAAAACATTTTTATCTATGTATATTCAATATAAGAAACGGAGAAAATATGGATTTTAAACAATTGGAAGTCTTTGTTCGGCTTGCTGAAAATAAGAGTTTTTCTGCAACGGCAAATGAGCTTAAAATATCTCAACCTACAGTAAGTCTGCATATAAAGCAGTTGGAAGAGGAGCTGGATGCTCCTTTGTTTGTGCGTTCTACAAGAGAGTTGAAAATAACATTGACAGGAGAGAAACTATACAGACAGGTAAAAGAACTGTTGGAAAAGAAAGAATCCATAGTAAAATCCTTTTCAAATAAACGAAAAAAAGAAATGATATTGGGAGTATCTACAATATCGGCAAATTATATTATGCCTCCTTTAATAAAAAAGTTCAATGAGGAGTTTCCGGATGTTTATGTAAATATATCCGAGAAAAACAGTGCCGAAACTATAAAAAAAGTATCCGATTATAAAGTGGACATAGGGATAGTTGGAATGAAAATTCATGATGAAAACTGTGAATTTTATCCTATTTATAAGGATGAATTTGTATTTATAGCACCGAATACCGATTATTACAGAAAGCTGAAGGAAAGTAATCCGTCTTTAAAAGAACTGGTTAAAGAGCCTTTTATTTTGAGAGAAGACGGATCGGGAGTAAAAAGAAACACTGAACTGATTTTTCAGTCTCAAAATGTAAATCCCGCCTCGATTAATACAGTTGCATCGGTAAACGGCATAGAAGTTATGAAACAACTGGTGGCAAGGGGAGTGGGAACTTCGCTTATTTCTAAAATTGCGGTAGAAGCCTGGGTTAAAAGGGGAGAACTTTTGGAAATTGAAATAAAAGAAAATCCGCATCAATATCGGCAGTTGTATTTAGTGTGGAATAAAAAAATAACATTGCCGACACATGTGCAGGAATTTTTAAAAATAGCAAAGAGAGGAGATATTTGGGATAAATCAAAATAGAAAGTGTGTGTTTTGAGTGTGAAAATAGATGGCAAAACTAAAAAAACACACAAAAACTATATCTTCTCATAAACAAAACGTGGAGTTCCGTCAGTCACATAAATAATACCGCATTTATAGAAACCGTTTTTTTCTATTAAATGCTGCATT belongs to Pseudoleptotrichia goodfellowii and includes:
- a CDS encoding DUF3343 domain-containing protein, translated to MREKKEKIILTFHTTSESMRVEKIFKEYGIEGRLIPVPRKISAGCGIAWCSDIELKEKIIEVIEEKKIEMEGIHEFIM
- a CDS encoding selenium metabolism-associated LysR family transcriptional regulator, with amino-acid sequence MDFKQLEVFVRLAENKSFSATANELKISQPTVSLHIKQLEEELDAPLFVRSTRELKITLTGEKLYRQVKELLEKKESIVKSFSNKRKKEMILGVSTISANYIMPPLIKKFNEEFPDVYVNISEKNSAETIKKVSDYKVDIGIVGMKIHDENCEFYPIYKDEFVFIAPNTDYYRKLKESNPSLKELVKEPFILREDGSGVKRNTELIFQSQNVNPASINTVASVNGIEVMKQLVARGVGTSLISKIAVEAWVKRGELLEIEIKENPHQYRQLYLVWNKKITLPTHVQEFLKIAKRGDIWDKSK